GAGCGCGCGCATGGCGACATCCTTCCAGAATTCCAGCGAGGAAGAGAAGCTGATCGAGTACTTCGCGACGGGATGCACTGGTAGATAGAATGTGTGGAGAGAAGACGCCGATCTTATAGCAGTAAAGTGTAGCCCTAGTTCCGACTCGGACTCGGTACATGTGCTTTCTTTCTCTCGTACGCACTATTTCTCACTGTGGCCATAAACAAATACTCCTACCACTAGCAGATTTTCAGCTTTGGTGGCTCTAACCCGATCTACATCAAGTCAGCGATTGGAGGCTCAAACGTGGTTAGATTGGCACCAAACTTGGTGAGTTTGTTTCTCACTTTGAGCACTTCAATCTGGTCAGTTTGGATGAAAATTGGTTGAGTAAAGCACTGGATTTGAGTAGTAGTTTGTCAGCTTGAGTCACTGCAGTTACAGATTGTGCAGCAGTTAGTAATCTGTCAGTTTGAGGGGTCAAACGGTGTCTGATTGGGCTGGTTTTTGGACAGCTTGGAAGGGACTCATAGACCATCATTTGTGCCAAGCTTCGTGCAATTTGCATCTGTTGTTTGAGAGATCTCAGCTGAGAACCGAATAGGACAGAATCTGCCATTTCTCTGCTTGTTGTTATTATACCTCTTGTTAGTTGCTATGGTTAATGTTGATGATACCAAGTGTGTAGCTTGATGTTATGGCTGTTGTTGTGATGTGCCTCTAGATGTTCTAGAGAAGACTCCATTTGTACCCATTGTTGATTATAGTGGAAGCTTGGAGTGGACCGTTGGTCCCGTGGTTTTTTACTTCTCACACTGAGGAGGTTTTTCCACGTAAGTCACCGTGCCTTGTGTGCATGTGTTTATTGTTATTCCGCTGCTGATTTGTTAATTGAAATTATTCTCAAAGTTCATGGTAAGATGAGGGGTTGattgtgtgaaatatgtttaCCAGTTGGTGAATTGTAGTTTGCACATTAAATGTCCTTTTGGTTCAGTCCCAACAGTGCAGAGTGgcttaatttctttttaaacgTAAGCACAAATCAAAAGCCGTTTCCTATATGCATAcacgcatcgatcgatcgatcggtcgccgCTTTAAACAAAGAGATAAATCCTGTAGCTTTAATCTTGTCCTTAGCTTGTTGCTCAGAGGATTTGAGGTGAAAGAAGATGCAGGTAAAGGGGGAGCTAATGGAAGGAAAATATCGAAGAGGGCAAAAGCAATGGCAAAGCCAGCCTGAGTGCCTGACGTCCAGCCACCAGCTCGCTGAAGCAGCAGCAAGGCAAGTATCAACGAATTTTGGATGGGCTGAGCTAGGCTAGTAGAGTGATGGCCCAATGGGGGCTGATGGTGTAGATGAGCCAAGCGCATGGCTAGAAAAATCAGATTAAAGAACAATTCGAAAACACAGCAGCAAACATGTATTTTTGTCACAAATCTGTAGAGCAGGAATCTTAACAAACCTCCTTTTCCATTTTTCACTAGAAAACTGAGCACAATAGATATATCAATCAAATTATTGGTTGTATTGGGTGTTATATTTTTCGCCGGCCGTGTTGGGTGTTATATTCATCGATCAAATACAATTATGTGTTTAGGGCTAGAATCATAATTGTTTTTCAAGACCACAGTGAGTAATAATTGAGTCGTAGTTACAAGGTTTCAGATCCAATGTCAATCGAGATTATTAGCTGGTGGTGCACTAGGTACAGGAAATGTTAATTCAAGAGTTGAACTTAACAACAATAGATTACCAATGACATGTTCTTTTCCATTTCTTGAAGAAACCATATATTGGCCAACCTCCTCATCACACAGTACTTGAAGCCGTCACCACTTAAGTATGAGAGGCACTACTTCTTCATTGACTCAATCTGGGGCATTACTTCTGTGGCGAGGCTTGGATGATTTTTTGATATTGGATCGCTGCACCTCAATCCCAAGAATAACATCCTGGCAACATCTTCTGATGTTCTATCtgttttcaactcaagattcaCAATCTTCTCTAGGATTTTTCTTTGCTGCGATGAAGTTTTCTTGTAGAACCCCTTAGCATCTCCCAGATAGTAGATCACACGTTCTCTTAGACCATTTGCATCTAGTTTCCCTGTAACTAGCTGAAGCAACACGATGCCCAGAGCAGATACATCCAACTGAATCTTGCAAGGGTCAGTGATAAGCCGTCCAAATTCTTTCGAATACAGATAACACATTCCGAAATCGCtgagcatgcatgcatttccTGGCCTGAATATGATGTTGCTTGGTTTCAGGTCACCGTGAATGATCGGCTTGGGCTTTCTGCTATGGAGGAACATGAGGCCGGAGCATATACTAGCGGCAGATTTCACTCTGATTTCCCATGTGAGATACTTGAGGTGACTTTCCAGTGTGCTGTTTTCTCCGAATCGGTAAACGATTGCCCTTTTCCCTATGCATGCTCCTAAGAAAGGAACCACATTCGGATGACTGATATTTCTGAGGATTTCAATCTGCATTTTCAGAACTAGTGTGAGAAATGAAGCAATACACAGTGGTTCTATCTTGCATTTTCAGAGGTACTGTTAGAAATCAACAGGGTGTATAATGTATTAATGGTGTCATTGGTTTTCTATACTTTGGAATGCAAAACTTCAGTCCCTTTTGGTGGTGTTTGATGAACTTATGTTTGAACATAGTGCAGAGAAAATTATGTGTTCAACGAAACTTACCGCTTGATGAAACTCTTGCATCAAAATCCATTCTGGTAGTGTTCCTTTGGGAACAGTTGTAGCAATATCCATTCCATCAAAATCTGACCGATACACATTATATGTAGCTGTTCCACGGAGCCACTTCGCTCGTTTGCTGACTGCAGCATCTATTTCTGAAGGTTTGAACACAATGAACTTATTTCTGCCACTTGAGCGAGTAGCTTTGTTCTTGTTCGCCTGTTCAAGATATTGCTGCAAGGACCATGTTAGAACAAGGAACATTGATGAACAATTGAACATCATTTTCTTTCTTAATATTGCTGACTGATAGTGTCTGATGCATGAGCAAGATATATTACAATGTAACATCATCGTTTGAAGAGCAATACTTACTTGTGCAGCAGTGactacacaaacgacaatgatTGTAACAATCGCCAAGGTGACCATGACAGCACCAAGAAGGATGAAGGTCGCAATAGCGATGATGGCGCCAACAACGAGGACAACAATGCCAACAGCAACGTCCATAGGCTTTTCCTCTGCTTGCTGATGAGGATTCTTTTGAACCTTCGCTTCCTCCCTTGTCACCAACCATGATCAGACAGATTTCAGCAAACATGGCCAAACGAAGTGTTCAAGTGAAACAAGAATGAAAGAGTCCAGATTGGCACCATCTTGTGccggttcgttaaaaaaaaaatctccagatTCACCTTACCTTTTTACTGGTTGAGCAGCTGCAGGATTTTGgtggcctcctcctccaaccATGGCTGGTAAATAGGTTGCAAATGCTTGATCTCTGCAGATTCTAGATTGAGTAACTGGATAGCAGGTCAATCAAATGACTGCagatttgagatgaaaagtaaCGAGTTATGAGCGAGCAATGCTGGTGTTGGCCGGTCGCTGGTTATATATGCCATGGGCAGAAGCCAGAGCCACAAGGTTGTCCGTGATAAACAACAGGCGCTGCCAAAGCAGCTTGACTGATAGGAGGTATGAGGTCTTTTTGTTCGTGTTTCTGCAGTGGTATATGGCACATTCTTCAGGTTGAAGTTGATCAATGCAGCATGCTGTTTCACTTTTAAATTAGTTTTTGTAGTGGGTGATGGAAGGCATACACGTCAGGAGTCTCCTGTGCATGAGTAAGGGTCCTCTACAGTACTGCACCTGCagtactgctcactgacatgtagACCCTGTGCAGTACTGCAGgtgcagtactgcagaggatctgGATTGCCTGTGCATTGCTTTCCGTCAACTTGACCTGTGTCTTTGGTTATAATACTGGGGCTAAACGCGTGAGATGATTTGGATGTTGGAGTGGTTATCTGGTAGGATAATTATTgtctaaaaaaagacaagtAGAATGGTATTAATAGACATTACATAGTCCTAACGATCTAGTATCACGCGTCAGAAAAGATCGTCATGGCATTCCCCCATCAACTTGCTAATAATATACTGATCATACTAAATTATCAACTTGCTAAATTGCACTACTGATTATAGCATCATTTTCGTCATACTAAACTGGGTAGTAGTAGTAACAATACTACCGTTAGTAGTAGTAACAATAATAGTACTCCTATAATGACATTCACAACCCAATAACTAGAATGGTGtccatagtattaaataagttgccacctaggataaaaaatgatatggcaagtgaataaatgatgaaagagaaggaaaccatgtcttgcatgagatatgatttctacacaacatccaagacatcatatgagataagtagcattaaattgaagtatgaaaTAGTAGTGTTTGCATTAGAAGAGTAATGTCTAGTAtttgtttcttgatgatgtgaagTTTATATAAACTAtatctagtgttatgggttgggactaCCCTAAGTTTGACTCAGTGATCATGGAGGAGTGGGTACCTTGTACTGCCGACGAGTCGCAATAAACATCATCCCTTTTCTGCTCTCAATTTCCAATGGTTTCTGAATTCCAGC
The nucleotide sequence above comes from Oryza glaberrima chromosome 11, OglaRS2, whole genome shotgun sequence. Encoded proteins:
- the LOC127755095 gene encoding U-box domain-containing protein 51-like isoform X2; protein product: MVGGGGHQNPAAAQPVKREEAKVQKNPHQQAEEKPMDVAVGIVVLVVGAIIAIATFILLGAVMVTLAIVTIIVVCVVTAAQANKNKATRSSGRNKFIVFKPSEIDAAVSKRAKWLRGTATYNVYRSDFDGMDIATTVPKGTLPEWILMQEFHQAIEILRNISHPNVVPFLGACIGKRAIVYRFGENSTLESHLKYLTWEIRVKSAASICSGLMFLHSRKPKPIIHGDLKPSNIIFRPGNACMLSDFGMCYLYSKEFGRLITDPCKIQLDVSALGIVLLQLVTGKLDANGLRERVIYYLGDAKGFYKKTSSQQRKILEKIVNLELKTDRTSEDVARMLFLGLRCSDPISKNHPSLATEVMPQIESMKK
- the LOC127755095 gene encoding U-box domain-containing protein 51-like isoform X1 → MVGGGGHQNPAAAQPVKREEAKVQKNPHQQAEEKPMDVAVGIVVLVVGAIIAIATFILLGAVMVTLAIVTIIVVCVVTAAQQYLEQANKNKATRSSGRNKFIVFKPSEIDAAVSKRAKWLRGTATYNVYRSDFDGMDIATTVPKGTLPEWILMQEFHQAIEILRNISHPNVVPFLGACIGKRAIVYRFGENSTLESHLKYLTWEIRVKSAASICSGLMFLHSRKPKPIIHGDLKPSNIIFRPGNACMLSDFGMCYLYSKEFGRLITDPCKIQLDVSALGIVLLQLVTGKLDANGLRERVIYYLGDAKGFYKKTSSQQRKILEKIVNLELKTDRTSEDVARMLFLGLRCSDPISKNHPSLATEVMPQIESMKK